TCCTTTTCTAAACTCAGCctgctaaaatatatatatatctcctggTGAGCTTTTGAATTAACTGTCAGCAAAAACTAACGTGGAGGAAAAGTGACGTGTTCACAGCATTGTATCCTCTTACTGGGAAACTTTTGTCTCCCAGAATTCATTTCTCCCTTCTTAGCTCACCCAGGTAAACCTGGTGTTCTCTTTCACCAAGGACTGGATCACAACCATTGTGGATAAAAGCTCTTATTACCCTTGAAGATAGGAGGGGCTGGAGACAAACTGccaaatgagaaaatgtgaaagGGAACCGAACAATGTGCTTTGGGGAAACAGGCTACTCAGGGTGGTGACCTTGGGAATGCAGCTGACCGTCAGCCAAGACAAGCCCCTGGGCCTCCTGGACATTCCTCTGATAAATCTGAAAACAGACAGCTTTGCAGGAACAACTAGAAAATCCCCAAATTCACAGGCCCTACAGGCTAGGGGCTGGCTTTAACTCCCCCTAACTCtattctacagatgaagaaagtgaggttAGGAGGTTGGAGAGGGCCAAAGCTAGATGAGCCTGGTCTTTCCTATTTCCCTAGACTTGAACTTGACTTAGCAGGAGGGTGGGATGCCatctgaaggaggaggagaatgcattctgtcccccaggctccaCCCCAGCCCCAAACAGACCAGTGGCTAAGTCTcagtgtttcttccttttttttctttttttttcttttttttgagacagagtcccactctgtcgcccaggctggagtgcagtgctgtgatctcagctcactgcaacctccacctcttgggttcaagtgattcttttgtctcagcctcctgagcagctgggattacaggcacctgccaccacgcccggctaatttttgtatttgtagtagagacagggtttcaccatgttggccaggctggccttgaactcctgacctcaggtgatccacctgcctcagcctcccaaagtgctgggattacaagtgtgagccaccgcgcccagccagggttTCATTCAACTGGGTGGCTCCCTTGGAGTAGGCCCCCCCACTGCTCCACATCCTTCCCCACTTTAAGAAGAGACCAGTCCTTGGCTCATGCTGTTCATGGGATTTATTGCCACTCCCCTAAGGTCAGCAGAGGAAGGGGACACCAGCCACACCTCACCACAGGCATAGGTGGCACTGAGCCACCTGGCACTATCTCCATGTGCTCCACATGGAGGGGTGCTTCCTCACTCGCAGCAGCTGCacttctctgcctctgcctcggCCCCCTCTCCGCCTTTGCACACACAGTCCTTGGCACACTTCTCACACTCCGCagggcagcaggagcagcagcctgCAGATAAAATGGAAGATGACCAGTCTGATGCACACTCCTGAAATCCGTCCCCATcaaaggggagggaagggtgCTGGGTGGGGAGTCATTCTCATTCATTCAGCCAGGGCTGGTCACAGCCCCCTTCTTAGTCTCGCACCTGCCCTGACTCAGCATCTATGTCGCGGCAGTGGCATCTTGCACCACCACAGGAGAGAGGTACCCAGGAAATAGACCAGAGCCCCTTGGGTGGATGTCAGGAAGTCCTGGGGGCTGGTGGGCTTAAGCCCAGGTTAGGTGGGTACTAGGCCTTAAGGAGAAAGCATCACAGGGTAAATGACCTTGAAAGGGGCCTTGAAGGATAAACTTGGGAGGGGCAGATATGATACAGATGTAGGGGGCCCAGGAAAGCcgtggggagggagtggggacCTGTGCCTGGTCTTATACCTAGAGAAGAAGGGagccttcctcccacctcttACTCTCTATGCATATTACACTGCTGTGAGCTGGGGAGATTCTGAGATCAAACTGAGAGGATCCCTAAGGCCTGAGAGAGGCCAAGGGACCGGAACTCCAGAGCTGAGCCCCAGCCTCACTAATGGCTTCCCCAGGTTTTGGGGGTTTTGAGGGGTGGGGCGGGAAAGACTGGACCAGTGTAGCAGTCCTCAACCCCAGCTGCCATTGGAGTCTTCCGGGGATTTACAAAAACCTCTCGTCCCATGCCTAGGCCATCAATTCCTAGGTGTGGGGCAGGGGCATCTGTATTTTAATGTCTTCCCGGGTGGTTCTGTTCCAGCAAGAGTCAGAAACCACGGGATCGGGGCCTGGCGGTCTCTCCGTATCCTGAGTATCCTGGGTGGTGAGACACCAATTCGGCAGAGCAGAGGGGGCGGCGGCAGAGGGGAAGGGTCCCCGCACTCACTCTTCTTGCAGGAGGTGCATTTGCAACCCTCGCACTTGCAGGAGTCCGCGCAGGTGCAGGAGCCACCTAGAGAGGGCGACGCCACAGGAAGGGTTAATGTGGACAAACTCGGGTCCCCACGCCTGTCATGAGGAGATGGGGTACCAAGTCTCCCTGTTCTCCGCGACACAGGCATGCCCACCCTTCAGGAGGTGAAGAATAGGGAATCAGGAGCCCTTCCCCCAAGTGTCCTTGAGCGAAGGCGCGGGGCGTGGGTGTTTTTGCAGGTACAAGGGCGCGCAGTGCCGCAGGATGggagcgggggcgggggcgggggcgggggctcACCAGAAGGGCAGGGGCAGGTCTCAGGGTCCATGTCGAAGCGAGCAGCAGCTGGAGGCTGTGAACGGGCTTCTCCAAGCAACTGGACGCGCGGCTTGGCTAGTGGCAGCAGGTGGCGATGCTTTTATAGCCCCGGGCGGGGGCGCGCATGCCAAGCCCGCTGGGCGCCCGCCCCTGCGCACCGCGCCCGCTCTTTGCGTTTGTGCGCTCGGCCCCGGCGCACGCACTGCGGCATCTGTCCCCCGCCCCCGCCGTGTGTGTGCACGGCCAGGGCCCGCTCGCCCACGCCCGCGCGTgcgcccccactcccaccccgcTGTCGCTGGCACGACCCACTCGCCGCCGCCACGCGCGCGCTGCCAGTCCGCTCCCCGCGTGGGTCCCGTAGGGGACGTGCCCGCCGCAGCAGCCGCCACTGCGTGGAAGCGCTCACGTACCATCTCCGAAAGTGGAGAAAAAGGCGCTTTGCGCATTTCCCggctcttcccttcctctcttccccttcaTTCGAGAATTCTTCGGGATGCCAGATCTGTTCAAATGGGTTGCTGGGCTGGGGGCAGAAAGAGCCTCCTCACGTTGAGCCCGACACTGACTCTTGCACCCTCCGAGTGCCACTGGCAAGGGGCGTTTTCCATTTCCCCGCTGTCCTGCCTGGTATCTTCAGATCCTTGACTCCTAACCCTCCATCATAAGATGAAAAAGTGAGGCCAGAGAAGCAGGAATGTGCATAGGTCTCAGAATGAGCCTGAGGCCGACCCAGGCCTAGAACTCAGAACTGAGG
This genomic stretch from Piliocolobus tephrosceles isolate RC106 unplaced genomic scaffold, ASM277652v3 unscaffolded_34323, whole genome shotgun sequence harbors:
- the LOC111541266 gene encoding metallothionein-3, whose product is MKGKRGREEPGNAQSAFFSTFGDAKPRVQLLGEARSQPPAAARFDMDPETCPCPSGGSCTCADSCKCEGCKCTSCKKSCCSCCPAECEKCAKDCVCKGGEGAEAEAEKCSCCE